One Thermofilum sp. genomic window carries:
- a CDS encoding glycine--tRNA ligase, whose product MASPELEKQITLDEIVDLCARRGFFFQSGRIYGGLSGFYDYGPLGIELKRNVLNSWWRWFVELRDDVYGLDGSIITHPRTWEASGHVESFLDILVTCTRCGSEYRADALLEELGIKVSDLSAAGLARAIKDHGVKCPACGGELSDPKPFNLMFTTTVGPRREQPLVAYLRPETAQLIFINFKNIVFAMGATLPFGIAQYGRAFRNEISPRNFLFRLREFNQLEIEYFVNPKKLNSCPYFDEVRSLEIQLLPAEVQEKGESGVKVIKLGEAVESGYISTVWHAYWVGESLRWLHSIGLDPKKLRVREHVKSELAHYAVQTFDIEYYFPYMGWKEIVGISNRSDYDLRRHQEYSGESLHIVDDGEKVIPYVIEPSFGLERIILALLTESYTREKGRIYLRLKPSIAPFKVAVFPLVKRDGLDVKAREIYRVLREHLRTYYDEDGSIGRRYAKADEIGVPYCVTVDGQTLAENTVTVRFRDTREQVRVPVEKLVEVLQSLIRNDVVALDRKAQIPLLEKAEVQGR is encoded by the coding sequence ATGGCATCGCCAGAGCTCGAGAAGCAGATCACGCTAGACGAGATCGTAGACCTGTGCGCCCGCAGGGGCTTCTTCTTCCAGTCAGGCAGGATTTACGGGGGGCTAAGCGGCTTCTACGACTACGGCCCCCTGGGCATCGAGCTGAAGCGGAACGTTCTGAACAGCTGGTGGCGGTGGTTCGTCGAGCTTAGAGACGATGTTTACGGGCTTGATGGTAGCATAATCACGCACCCTCGAACTTGGGAGGCTAGTGGGCACGTTGAGAGCTTTCTCGATATCCTAGTAACCTGCACGCGATGCGGCAGCGAGTACAGGGCTGACGCGTTGCTGGAGGAGCTAGGAATCAAGGTAAGTGATCTATCTGCAGCAGGTCTCGCCCGGGCGATAAAGGATCACGGTGTGAAGTGCCCAGCTTGTGGCGGCGAGCTATCAGACCCTAAGCCCTTCAACTTGATGTTTACGACAACTGTAGGGCCGCGCCGCGAGCAGCCCCTCGTAGCTTACCTCAGGCCTGAAACCGCTCAGCTGATTTTCATCAACTTCAAGAACATCGTTTTCGCGATGGGGGCTACGCTCCCCTTCGGGATCGCCCAGTACGGGAGAGCTTTTAGGAACGAGATCTCCCCCAGGAACTTCCTTTTCAGGCTGCGCGAGTTCAACCAGCTAGAGATAGAGTACTTCGTTAACCCGAAGAAGCTGAACTCCTGCCCTTACTTCGACGAGGTCAGGAGCTTAGAGATTCAGCTTCTCCCGGCTGAGGTCCAGGAGAAGGGTGAGAGCGGCGTTAAGGTAATCAAGCTCGGCGAGGCTGTGGAGAGCGGGTACATTAGCACCGTCTGGCACGCATACTGGGTGGGTGAAAGCCTGCGCTGGCTCCACAGCATCGGTCTAGACCCGAAGAAGCTTCGGGTTCGCGAACACGTGAAAAGCGAGCTCGCGCACTACGCCGTCCAGACTTTCGATATCGAGTACTACTTCCCGTACATGGGCTGGAAGGAGATAGTTGGCATCTCGAACAGGTCAGACTACGACCTAAGGAGGCACCAGGAGTACAGCGGCGAGAGCCTCCACATAGTAGACGATGGTGAGAAAGTAATCCCTTACGTGATAGAGCCTTCGTTCGGGCTTGAGCGCATAATCCTCGCGCTGCTGACCGAGTCCTACACCAGGGAGAAAGGCAGGATTTACCTCAGGTTGAAGCCGAGCATTGCCCCATTCAAGGTGGCGGTTTTCCCGCTCGTAAAGAGAGATGGGCTCGACGTCAAGGCTAGGGAGATATACCGTGTACTCCGCGAGCACCTCCGAACCTACTACGATGAAGACGGCAGCATAGGGCGGCGCTACGCGAAAGCAGACGAGATCGGAGTGCCTTACTGCGTAACCGTGGACGGGCAAACGCTCGCTGAGAACACCGTCACTGTCAGATTTCGGGACACTCGCGAGCAGGTGCGAGTTCCTGTGGAGAAGCTCGTTGAGGTTCTCCAGTCACTCATCAGAAACGACGTGGTAGCTCTTGACCGGAAAGCACAAATACCTCTCTTAGAGAAGGCAGAAGTGCAGGGCCGGTAG
- a CDS encoding DNA-directed RNA polymerase subunit H, producing the protein MPRKVDILRHKLVPQHILLSQEEAKRILRKLGLKKSELPWIYSTDPVARALKAKPGDVIMIIRKSPTAGEAVAFRVVVKG; encoded by the coding sequence ATGCCGCGTAAGGTTGATATTTTAAGGCACAAGCTGGTACCCCAGCATATTCTTCTCAGTCAAGAGGAAGCCAAGAGAATTCTCCGGAAACTCGGCCTCAAGAAAAGCGAGCTACCGTGGATATACTCCACAGATCCTGTCGCGAGGGCTCTCAAGGCAAAGCCGGGTGACGTGATCATGATCATCAGAAAAAGTCCTACAGCCGGCGAGGCTGTAGCTTTCAGAGTAGTTGTGAAAGGGTGA
- a CDS encoding DNA-directed RNA polymerase subunit B, with translation MPAEAVAGLTREELWELVKAYVREAGVVRQHIDSYNAFLERGLQQIVDEVGGIKVEAHGVEVRFGRIEVGNPVFKEADGSELNLTPMIARLRNITYAAPLYLYVSFYVDGEERRRERVFIGMLPIMVKSSKCVLSKATPEEQVKLGEDPYDPGGYFIINGSERVVVMQEDLAVNRVLVDYGGESSSVTHTAKVFSVAAGYRVPVRLERTKDGLLYVSFPACPTRIPVVVIMRALGLRSDRDIVSAISSHPRVQQEFLPVLIEQSKIAQTEEDALDYIGSRVSPGQPRDVRLQRAQQVLDENFLPHIGRSPAARVAKAFFVGQMVARLLELKLGLRGPDDKDHLANKRIRHVGELLAIVFRQAFRQLVKEMQYSLERHMTKERDISIVSIVRPDIITDRLRHALATGNWPGGRSGVSQILDRTNYLATLSHLRRVVSPLSRTQPHFEARELHGTQWGRLCPVESPEGQNCGLVKNLALMATLSNGYSEEEVYTLLVTRLGVVPLEKASGALLRGARVFLNGRLIGYAENGAKLAATIRELRRQGRISHEINVAYYDLGELKEVYVNCDAGRLRRPLIIVENGEPKLKRAHIELLRRGEWGWQDLIDNGIIEYLDAEEEENAYIAEDVSKVTPEHTHAEIVPAAILGIIAMTIPFIEYNQSPRNSYQAAMAKQSLGIPTLNYRLRMDPRMHVMYYPQKPLVKTRIFDLLPLDDLPYGTNMVVAVLTGSGYNIQDAVVINKASVERGMTRSVFMRTYEAEERKYPGGIEDRFEKPSPEQEPLDMKPLEAYSALDPLDGIAYVESDLKGGQVVIGRTSPPRFYTSSFEPRVGTRRKDTSIVLRHGEKGTVDRVLIMESPEGIKLVKVRVRDLRPTEVGDKFASRHGQKGVVGLLVPQEDMPFTEDGIVPDLIINPHAIPSRMTVGQLLEALAGKAAALSGRRIDATAFEPTSLDDIREILKAYGFRSDGKEVLYNGITGERLEAEIFIGVVFYEKLHHLVADKMHARARGRVQILTRQPTEGRAREGGLRFGEMEKDCLIGHGSAMLLRERLVTSSDRTTIWVCENCGYMGWLDARKNAPFCPLCGDKGRLSPVEVSYAFKLLIQELMGLGISVKLRLKDKTSR, from the coding sequence ATGCCGGCGGAGGCGGTGGCTGGGCTAACAAGAGAAGAACTATGGGAGCTGGTTAAAGCATACGTTAGAGAAGCGGGTGTCGTGAGGCAGCATATTGACTCGTACAACGCTTTCCTGGAGCGGGGGCTCCAGCAGATCGTAGACGAAGTAGGTGGGATAAAGGTTGAGGCTCACGGAGTCGAGGTTAGGTTTGGAAGGATCGAAGTAGGTAACCCGGTTTTCAAGGAAGCTGATGGATCTGAACTGAACCTTACTCCGATGATCGCGAGGCTTAGGAACATAACTTATGCTGCGCCCCTCTACCTCTACGTATCGTTCTACGTAGACGGTGAGGAGCGGCGAAGGGAAAGGGTATTCATCGGCATGCTTCCTATAATGGTTAAGAGCAGCAAATGCGTGCTATCTAAGGCGACCCCCGAGGAGCAGGTGAAGCTCGGCGAGGATCCCTACGACCCGGGAGGCTACTTCATCATTAACGGATCCGAAAGAGTCGTAGTAATGCAGGAGGATCTGGCGGTTAATAGAGTTCTCGTTGATTACGGGGGCGAGAGCAGCTCCGTGACTCACACCGCGAAAGTTTTCTCTGTAGCGGCAGGCTACAGAGTCCCCGTAAGGTTGGAGAGAACTAAAGACGGGCTACTTTACGTATCCTTCCCGGCGTGCCCCACTCGAATCCCTGTTGTCGTGATTATGCGCGCACTAGGCCTGAGAAGCGACAGGGATATAGTCTCTGCGATCAGCTCGCACCCGAGAGTCCAGCAGGAGTTCCTCCCGGTGCTCATCGAGCAATCGAAGATCGCTCAAACTGAGGAGGACGCACTAGACTATATAGGTTCCCGTGTCTCGCCCGGACAACCCAGAGACGTGAGGCTGCAGAGGGCTCAGCAGGTTCTCGACGAGAACTTCCTGCCGCACATAGGGAGGAGTCCCGCGGCCCGCGTCGCCAAAGCTTTCTTCGTGGGTCAAATGGTGGCCCGTCTCCTCGAGCTTAAGCTGGGCTTAAGAGGCCCAGACGACAAGGACCACCTAGCCAATAAGAGGATACGGCACGTTGGCGAGCTTCTCGCGATCGTTTTCCGCCAAGCTTTCCGGCAGCTAGTGAAGGAGATGCAGTACTCGCTCGAGAGACACATGACGAAGGAGAGGGACATCAGCATAGTCAGCATAGTTAGGCCCGACATCATAACGGACCGGCTAAGGCACGCTTTAGCGACTGGAAACTGGCCTGGCGGCCGATCTGGTGTAAGCCAGATACTTGACCGCACGAACTACTTGGCTACATTGTCGCACTTGAGGCGAGTCGTCTCGCCTCTCTCGAGAACCCAGCCTCACTTCGAGGCTAGGGAGCTTCACGGGACACAGTGGGGCAGGTTATGCCCGGTTGAATCTCCTGAAGGACAGAACTGCGGTCTAGTCAAGAATCTAGCGCTAATGGCCACCCTCTCGAACGGCTACAGCGAGGAGGAAGTCTACACTCTGCTCGTCACTAGGCTGGGTGTCGTTCCCCTAGAGAAAGCATCGGGGGCTCTACTGAGGGGCGCGCGAGTATTTCTGAACGGCCGCCTCATAGGGTACGCGGAGAATGGAGCTAAACTGGCCGCAACAATTCGTGAGCTGAGGAGGCAGGGGAGAATAAGTCACGAGATTAACGTAGCTTACTACGATCTCGGTGAGCTCAAAGAGGTTTACGTTAACTGCGACGCTGGGCGTCTCCGCCGCCCTCTGATCATTGTGGAGAATGGCGAACCAAAGCTGAAGCGCGCTCACATCGAGCTCCTCAGGAGGGGGGAGTGGGGCTGGCAAGACCTCATCGATAACGGTATAATTGAGTACCTGGATGCAGAGGAGGAGGAGAACGCCTACATCGCCGAAGACGTATCCAAGGTGACCCCGGAGCACACCCACGCCGAGATAGTGCCCGCCGCGATTCTCGGGATAATCGCCATGACTATACCTTTCATAGAGTACAACCAGTCGCCGAGAAACTCGTACCAGGCGGCGATGGCTAAGCAGTCCCTCGGCATTCCGACCTTGAATTACCGTCTGCGCATGGATCCGAGAATGCACGTAATGTACTACCCGCAGAAGCCGCTCGTAAAGACGCGGATTTTCGACCTTTTACCGCTGGATGACCTGCCCTACGGCACGAACATGGTCGTCGCTGTTCTCACGGGCTCCGGCTACAATATCCAGGACGCGGTGGTGATAAACAAAGCTTCAGTCGAGCGCGGCATGACGCGCTCAGTCTTCATGAGAACCTACGAAGCTGAGGAGAGGAAGTACCCCGGAGGTATAGAGGATCGCTTCGAGAAACCTTCGCCCGAGCAGGAGCCTTTAGATATGAAGCCTCTAGAGGCTTACTCAGCGCTTGACCCGCTCGACGGTATCGCTTATGTAGAGTCAGACCTCAAAGGAGGGCAGGTGGTCATCGGGAGGACCAGCCCGCCCAGATTCTACACGAGCAGCTTTGAGCCGAGAGTTGGGACCAGGAGAAAGGATACGTCGATAGTGCTTCGCCACGGAGAGAAGGGCACCGTAGATAGGGTACTCATAATGGAGAGCCCTGAAGGCATCAAGCTAGTTAAGGTTCGTGTACGCGACCTGAGACCGACGGAAGTTGGAGACAAGTTCGCGTCGAGACACGGGCAGAAGGGGGTCGTCGGGCTGCTAGTCCCGCAGGAAGACATGCCGTTCACTGAGGATGGCATCGTCCCCGATCTCATAATCAACCCGCACGCCATACCCTCGAGGATGACTGTGGGGCAGCTTCTCGAAGCTTTGGCGGGCAAAGCGGCCGCTCTCTCGGGAAGGAGGATCGATGCCACGGCATTCGAGCCGACCTCTCTCGACGATATCAGAGAGATCCTCAAGGCTTATGGTTTCCGCAGCGACGGCAAAGAGGTCCTCTACAACGGCATCACGGGCGAGAGGTTGGAGGCAGAGATATTCATCGGCGTCGTGTTCTACGAGAAGCTTCACCACTTAGTGGCTGATAAAATGCACGCAAGGGCCAGAGGCAGGGTTCAGATACTCACAAGGCAACCTACCGAGGGTAGAGCCAGAGAGGGTGGGCTCAGGTTCGGAGAGATGGAGAAAGACTGCCTCATCGGCCACGGGTCAGCCATGCTGCTTAGAGAGCGCCTGGTGACGAGCTCCGACCGCACGACTATATGGGTCTGCGAGAACTGCGGGTACATGGGTTGGCTTGACGCGAGGAAGAATGCGCCGTTCTGCCCGCTCTGCGGCGATAAGGGCAGGTTAAGCCCGGTAGAAGTTTCGTATGCTTTCAAGCTACTCATTCAGGAGCTCATGGGTCTCGGGATCTCGGTAAAACTAAGGCTTAAAGATAAGACCTCGAGGTGA
- the rpoA1 gene encoding DNA-directed RNA polymerase subunit A', with the protein MLLKQTKVVAGIKIGILSPEVIRKIAVMRIETSELYDEEGFPVPGGPMDRRLGPIEPGAVCQTCGNRSVNCPGHFGYIDLVRPVIHPEFSAHIANLLKATCRSCGRVKLPAEKLEAVGRIMEKLGEKWPSLKRKYAQRVIKEASKQTVCPHCGAQQYKIKLEKPYTFYEQREVGVVKLTPLEVRERLERIPDSDLRVLGLDPKESRPEWMVLTVLPVVPPSVRPSITLESGERSEDDLTHKLVDIIRANQRLKENIEAGSPSLVIEDLWNLLQYHVATYFDNELPGISAARHRSGRPLRTLAQRLKGKEGRFRGSLAGKRVDFSARTVISPDPNLGINEVGVPIEVAKVLTVPERVTPWNLEKLRQLVRNGPDKWPGANYIIKPDGSRVDLRYAKHLDEIADTLKPGYIVERHLMDGDVVLFNRQPSLHRMSIMAHIVRVLPYKTFRLNLLVTIPYNADFDGDEMNLHVPQTEESQAEAKTLMLVQEHIMTPRYGAPIVGGLHDYITGAYLLTRKDTVLDRRAASNLIYFGGRPPTLPEPAILKPGPYWTGKQIVSVFLPEDMNYVGRAAVAPASGACNEEHCDNDGYILVKRGKLLLGVFDKQAIGAEKHGTLLHEIVVAYGNEKGREMMDSLFKVFLAYLDMYGFTMGLDSVIIPEEATREIEEAIKESEKRVEELIDAYRRGELVPMPGKTRRETLEEMIMSVLAEARTKAGEIASRYLGMTNHAVIMAKTGARGSMLNLTQMAAIVGQQSVRGKRIERGFTGRPIAHFRAGTLAPEAKGFVKSGFADGLSPVEFFFHAVSGREGLVDTAVRTAQSGYMYRRLQNAMQDFYVAYDGTVRNSEGVVIQFRYGEDGVDPSRSDHGKPVNVAKLVKRVIALRGEG; encoded by the coding sequence ATGCTGTTGAAGCAGACAAAGGTAGTTGCCGGAATAAAGATCGGGATTCTATCCCCCGAGGTTATACGCAAGATAGCAGTAATGCGCATCGAGACGTCAGAGCTCTACGACGAGGAAGGATTCCCGGTGCCCGGAGGGCCCATGGATAGAAGGCTGGGCCCCATCGAGCCCGGGGCTGTGTGCCAAACGTGCGGTAACAGGTCGGTGAACTGTCCCGGACACTTCGGCTACATCGACCTCGTGAGACCGGTAATCCACCCCGAGTTCTCAGCACATATAGCTAACCTCCTGAAGGCAACCTGCCGAAGCTGCGGGCGGGTGAAGCTTCCAGCCGAAAAGCTCGAAGCTGTAGGAAGAATAATGGAGAAGCTGGGCGAAAAGTGGCCTTCGCTCAAGCGCAAGTACGCTCAGAGAGTTATCAAGGAAGCTTCGAAGCAGACGGTCTGCCCTCACTGCGGCGCCCAGCAGTACAAGATAAAGCTGGAGAAGCCCTACACGTTCTACGAGCAGAGGGAGGTCGGCGTCGTCAAGCTCACACCGCTGGAAGTCAGGGAGAGGCTGGAGCGGATACCCGACTCAGACCTTCGGGTTCTAGGGCTAGACCCTAAGGAGAGTAGACCCGAGTGGATGGTGCTCACAGTCCTGCCTGTAGTCCCGCCATCCGTAAGGCCGTCCATCACCTTGGAGTCGGGCGAGAGGTCCGAAGACGATTTGACCCACAAGCTCGTGGACATAATCAGAGCTAACCAGAGGCTTAAGGAAAATATAGAGGCGGGTTCTCCCTCTCTCGTCATCGAAGACCTCTGGAACCTCCTGCAGTATCACGTGGCTACCTACTTCGATAACGAGCTGCCCGGCATTTCCGCTGCCCGGCACAGGTCGGGTAGACCTCTGAGAACCCTTGCGCAGAGGCTGAAGGGCAAGGAGGGGAGGTTCAGGGGCAGCTTGGCCGGCAAGCGCGTTGACTTCTCCGCGCGCACGGTAATCTCCCCCGACCCCAACCTAGGGATCAATGAGGTGGGCGTTCCCATAGAGGTGGCTAAGGTCTTGACCGTCCCCGAGAGAGTGACACCGTGGAACCTGGAGAAGCTAAGGCAGCTGGTTAGGAACGGCCCCGACAAGTGGCCAGGCGCCAACTACATAATCAAGCCGGACGGCTCCCGCGTCGACCTACGCTACGCGAAGCACCTGGATGAAATCGCTGATACGTTGAAGCCCGGCTACATTGTTGAGAGGCACCTCATGGACGGCGATGTAGTGCTCTTCAACAGGCAGCCCTCCCTCCACAGAATGTCCATTATGGCTCACATAGTCAGAGTGCTGCCCTACAAGACCTTCCGCCTCAACTTGCTCGTCACGATACCCTATAACGCCGACTTCGATGGCGACGAGATGAACCTCCACGTTCCTCAGACCGAGGAGTCTCAAGCCGAGGCCAAAACCCTCATGCTCGTGCAGGAGCACATAATGACTCCAAGGTACGGTGCGCCGATAGTCGGAGGCCTGCACGACTACATAACGGGAGCTTACCTGCTCACCAGAAAGGATACTGTGCTCGACAGGAGAGCCGCGTCCAACCTCATTTACTTCGGTGGACGCCCCCCAACTCTACCGGAGCCTGCGATCCTGAAGCCGGGTCCCTACTGGACCGGTAAGCAGATTGTCAGCGTATTCCTCCCCGAGGATATGAACTACGTGGGTAGGGCGGCTGTGGCCCCGGCGAGCGGCGCATGCAACGAAGAGCACTGCGACAACGATGGTTATATCCTAGTCAAGAGGGGGAAGCTTCTCTTGGGAGTGTTCGATAAGCAAGCCATAGGGGCCGAGAAGCATGGCACTCTGCTGCACGAGATAGTAGTCGCTTACGGTAACGAGAAGGGTCGCGAGATGATGGACTCCCTTTTCAAAGTCTTCCTAGCGTACTTGGACATGTATGGCTTCACGATGGGTCTAGACAGCGTGATAATACCCGAGGAGGCTACGCGCGAAATAGAGGAGGCTATCAAGGAATCTGAGAAGCGCGTTGAGGAGCTTATCGACGCGTACAGGCGGGGCGAACTGGTGCCCATGCCCGGCAAGACACGCCGGGAGACCCTCGAAGAAATGATAATGAGCGTGCTGGCTGAAGCGCGCACGAAGGCGGGCGAGATCGCTAGCAGGTACCTGGGCATGACCAACCACGCTGTAATCATGGCTAAGACGGGCGCTAGAGGAAGCATGCTCAACTTGACGCAAATGGCAGCAATCGTGGGGCAGCAGTCGGTGAGAGGTAAGCGTATCGAGCGCGGTTTCACTGGTAGGCCTATAGCACACTTCCGTGCCGGAACCCTGGCTCCCGAGGCTAAGGGCTTCGTGAAAAGCGGCTTCGCCGACGGCCTCAGCCCCGTAGAGTTCTTCTTCCACGCCGTCTCGGGCAGAGAGGGGCTCGTTGACACCGCCGTGAGAACGGCGCAGAGCGGCTACATGTACCGGCGCCTGCAGAACGCTATGCAGGACTTCTACGTAGCTTACGACGGTACTGTAAGGAATAGTGAGGGCGTGGTCATACAGTTCCGCTACGGGGAAGACGGCGTCGATCCGTCCCGAAGCGATCACGGGAAACCGGTCAACGTCGCTAAGCTAGTTAAGAGGGTGATAGCTCTAAGAGGTGAGGGTTGA
- the rpoA2 gene encoding DNA-directed RNA polymerase subunit A'' produces the protein MPEPITQEELRCEVEKYHDVLPESLRQELYTAILEHKLSREEALSVINETVKRYFSSLVHPGEAVGTVAAQSIGEPATQMTLRTFHFAGVRELNVTLGLPRLIEIVDLRREPSTPMMEIYLEPEVAKDEQAALRIAKQIELTTVENLCKSATIDYYESAIILELDPEMMENREVTLDELLKVLEKVKGKKGSIEVSEDGSVVTIRLNIDDVVRLRRAYERVLSQRVKGLKGIRHAIVKPIRNERGELVEYVILTEGSNLQGVLSVPGVDATRTTTNNIQEIYEVLGIEAARAAIIEEIKKVLDEHGLDVDYRHIMLVADAMTYTGVVRQVGRHGVAGEKGSVLARASFEVTVKNLVEAALLGEEDTLRGVIENVITGSKPIPIGTGSVRLKIKPAEIAGTGGGA, from the coding sequence ATGCCGGAGCCCATAACCCAGGAGGAGCTCAGATGCGAGGTCGAGAAGTACCACGATGTGCTCCCTGAGTCGCTGAGGCAGGAGCTCTACACCGCAATACTCGAGCATAAGCTGTCCCGAGAAGAAGCCCTATCCGTGATCAATGAGACTGTGAAGCGGTACTTCTCCAGCCTAGTTCACCCCGGCGAGGCTGTTGGCACGGTTGCGGCGCAGTCGATCGGCGAGCCTGCCACTCAGATGACGCTTAGAACCTTCCACTTCGCCGGGGTTAGAGAGCTCAACGTGACCCTGGGTCTCCCCAGGCTCATCGAGATCGTCGACCTCAGAAGAGAGCCTTCTACCCCGATGATGGAGATCTACCTCGAGCCCGAGGTCGCGAAGGACGAGCAAGCCGCGCTTAGAATCGCTAAGCAGATCGAGCTCACTACGGTTGAGAACCTGTGCAAGTCCGCGACCATCGACTACTACGAATCTGCTATCATACTGGAGCTCGACCCGGAGATGATGGAGAACAGGGAAGTTACCCTGGACGAGCTGCTCAAAGTGCTCGAGAAGGTGAAGGGCAAGAAGGGGTCTATCGAGGTTTCAGAGGACGGGAGTGTTGTGACAATTCGGCTCAATATCGACGACGTGGTGAGGCTGAGGCGCGCCTACGAGAGAGTTCTCAGCCAGAGAGTGAAAGGCCTAAAAGGCATCCGCCACGCGATCGTCAAGCCGATCCGAAACGAGAGAGGAGAGCTCGTGGAGTACGTAATACTTACTGAGGGCAGTAACCTGCAGGGCGTTCTTTCCGTTCCTGGCGTCGACGCTACACGTACAACAACCAACAACATCCAGGAGATATACGAGGTGTTGGGCATCGAGGCCGCTAGGGCCGCGATAATAGAGGAGATCAAGAAGGTGCTCGACGAGCACGGCCTCGACGTAGACTACAGGCACATAATGCTCGTGGCCGACGCGATGACGTACACAGGCGTTGTGCGGCAGGTGGGAAGGCACGGCGTGGCGGGTGAGAAGGGCAGCGTTCTCGCGCGGGCCAGCTTCGAGGTTACCGTTAAAAACCTCGTAGAGGCAGCCCTGCTGGGAGAGGAGGATACGCTGCGCGGAGTCATAGAAAATGTTATTACGGGCAGCAAGCCAATTCCTATCGGCACCGGCTCCGTCAGGTTGAAAATTAAGCCCGCGGAGATCGCCGGCACTGGAGGTGGTGCTTAA
- a CDS encoding 50S ribosomal protein L30e → MSAELARELQTALRTGKVVLGYRRTLKELVNDRAKLVVIAKNAPSHISEELKRYASIAKIPVLVFEGSSRELGSVCRKPFMVSALAVLDPGESTILQMAKGE, encoded by the coding sequence ATGTCGGCAGAATTAGCGAGAGAGCTGCAGACTGCTCTGAGAACCGGGAAAGTCGTCTTGGGCTACCGGAGGACTCTTAAAGAGCTGGTAAACGATAGGGCTAAACTAGTCGTCATTGCGAAGAATGCTCCAAGCCACATCTCAGAGGAGCTGAAGCGCTACGCCTCGATCGCCAAGATCCCTGTCCTGGTATTCGAGGGGTCCAGCCGCGAGCTCGGGTCAGTGTGCCGCAAGCCGTTCATGGTTTCTGCACTGGCCGTACTGGACCCTGGGGAAAGCACTATCCTCCAAATGGCTAAGGGAGAGTAG
- a CDS encoding NusA-like transcription termination signal-binding factor has protein sequence MREGTFKLTNEELQLMRVFEEITSVVPLDCVYDPQFDRYIFIVGRGQAAVAVGKNGSKVRLLKGVLKKEVEIVEGGENIEELVKSALFPAKIAGVVVHENGAQRVVIAKVTRDSLGFAIGRNGRNVHRARILLRRYFGVSDIRVMQHP, from the coding sequence ATGAGGGAAGGGACCTTCAAGCTAACGAACGAGGAGCTGCAGCTAATGAGAGTGTTCGAAGAGATAACGAGTGTTGTGCCTCTTGACTGCGTGTACGATCCACAGTTCGACCGTTACATATTTATTGTCGGTAGAGGGCAGGCCGCGGTAGCTGTCGGCAAGAACGGGTCTAAAGTGCGTCTTCTCAAAGGCGTTCTCAAAAAAGAAGTGGAGATCGTTGAAGGAGGCGAGAACATTGAAGAGCTCGTAAAGTCCGCACTCTTCCCGGCGAAGATCGCGGGGGTAGTGGTCCATGAGAACGGAGCTCAGAGAGTAGTTATAGCTAAGGTGACTCGGGATTCTTTGGGCTTCGCTATAGGCAGGAACGGCAGGAACGTGCACAGGGCTCGGATTCTCCTGCGCAGGTACTTCGGGGTCAGCGACATAAGAGTGATGCAGCATCCCTAG
- a CDS encoding 30S ribosomal protein S12: MPGKKSPLGLYAARKLVNKRKKFRWSDLEYKRRVLQLKKKVDPLEGAPMARGIVIEKVGIESRQPNSAVRKCVRVQLIKNGKVVTAFLPGDGALLFVNEHDEVVIEGIGGPEGRAYGDLPGVRWKVIKVNGVSLKEILRGRKQKPMR, translated from the coding sequence ATGCCGGGCAAGAAGTCCCCTCTAGGGCTGTATGCGGCGCGCAAGTTAGTCAACAAGAGGAAGAAGTTTAGGTGGAGCGACTTAGAGTACAAGAGGAGAGTCCTCCAGCTGAAAAAGAAGGTTGACCCTCTTGAAGGCGCTCCCATGGCGCGTGGAATAGTTATAGAGAAAGTGGGGATCGAGAGCAGGCAGCCTAACAGCGCTGTGAGAAAGTGTGTGCGTGTTCAGCTCATAAAGAACGGGAAGGTTGTCACCGCCTTCCTGCCAGGAGACGGCGCTCTTCTCTTCGTCAATGAGCACGACGAGGTAGTTATCGAGGGGATCGGTGGGCCAGAGGGGAGAGCCTACGGCGACCTGCCAGGTGTCAGGTGGAAGGTTATTAAGGTCAATGGAGTTTCGCTCAAAGAGATTCTGCGCGGTAGGAAGCAGAAGCCCATGAGGTAG